A region of Ramlibacter agri DNA encodes the following proteins:
- a CDS encoding Bug family tripartite tricarboxylate transporter substrate binding protein translates to MKSTFLRTCAAALFAVVPLLAAADDFPSKPIKMIVPFSAGGSTDVIARLVAKEMQAKLGQPVVVENKDGASGAIATDFVAKSAPDGYTICYCTTGSIAILPLIDAKLSYKPDRDLVAVTHAVDQPFGVVVRSSLGVDNLKDFVALAKANPGKFSFGSPGTATPSHLTGEMLKMATGMDIRHIPYRGDNPAVADMLGGHIDAMMLSGVSVAPLVEGGKVKALAVTSLKRLPSLPNVPTVAELGYPGFQTNNLQALFAPAKTPPEIIAKLNAAAVAALHSPEAADKIASQGLIIVADSPAHAAQTMKEEAERWAPVVHKLDLKR, encoded by the coding sequence ATGAAGTCCACCTTCCTGCGCACCTGCGCCGCCGCTCTCTTCGCCGTGGTTCCGCTGCTCGCCGCGGCCGACGACTTCCCCAGCAAGCCGATCAAGATGATCGTGCCCTTCTCCGCCGGCGGCTCCACGGACGTCATCGCCCGCCTGGTCGCCAAGGAGATGCAAGCCAAGCTGGGCCAGCCGGTTGTCGTCGAGAACAAGGACGGCGCCTCGGGCGCCATCGCCACCGACTTTGTGGCGAAGTCCGCGCCCGACGGCTACACCATCTGCTACTGCACCACGGGGTCCATCGCGATCCTGCCACTGATCGATGCGAAGCTGAGCTACAAGCCGGACCGCGACCTCGTCGCGGTGACGCATGCGGTGGACCAGCCCTTCGGCGTCGTCGTGCGCAGCTCGCTGGGCGTCGACAACCTGAAGGACTTCGTCGCGCTGGCCAAGGCCAACCCCGGCAAGTTCAGCTTCGGCTCGCCCGGCACCGCCACGCCCAGCCACCTGACCGGCGAGATGCTGAAGATGGCGACCGGCATGGACATCCGCCACATCCCCTATCGCGGCGACAACCCCGCGGTGGCCGACATGCTGGGCGGCCACATCGACGCCATGATGCTGTCCGGCGTCAGCGTGGCGCCGCTGGTCGAAGGCGGCAAGGTGAAGGCGCTGGCCGTGACCAGCCTCAAGCGCCTCCCCTCACTGCCCAACGTGCCGACGGTCGCGGAACTGGGCTACCCCGGCTTCCAGACCAACAACCTGCAGGCGCTGTTCGCTCCGGCGAAGACGCCCCCGGAGATCATCGCCAAGCTCAATGCGGCGGCTGTCGCCGCGCTGCATTCGCCGGAAGCCGCCGACAAGATCGCCAGCCAGGGCCTCATCATCGTCGCCGATTCGCCGGCCCATGCCGCGCAGACGATGAAGGAGGAAGCCGAGCGCTGGGCGCCGGTGGTGCACAAGCTCGACCTGAAGCGCTGA
- the tcuA gene encoding FAD-dependent tricarballylate dehydrogenase TcuA, with the protein MQQQQYDVVVIGSGIAGLSAAVSAQENGARVCVIERAPAEEAGGNTRHTGAYIRMKSTEELSDDFEEHFAANAGGYLEPNLVSEAARDPENWPPLLKALSFVDPNVVSTLAEEATPTLHWLEGHGVQFFKLDVPFPTSAQPRIVPSGGGLALVEALTKSFQAKGGTFLYETAASSLLQDDDGAVVGVNAIARGNKKLQVRGAAVVVACGGFQGNAEMLTRYLGPNSLNLRTMSVGCHYNKGEGIRMALDIGAAPCGDFGSYHASPMDPRSKRAGPSMYMYPYGILVNKEGRRFVDEGPGEVDETYERVTRRIYAQAGGWAWCVLDAKFADVPNQAVAVRTEHPAIEADSIAQLAKKIDVPADQLECTLAEYNAACVEGKFDPKGVDGLATRGVYPAKSNWARPVDKGPFKAYPIISSIVFTFGGLKTDPAARVLNLQGDAIPGLYAAGEAQGLYYGNYTGATSVLKGAVFGRIAGRDAAALAKQ; encoded by the coding sequence ATGCAGCAACAGCAGTACGACGTGGTCGTGATCGGGTCCGGCATCGCCGGGCTGTCCGCGGCCGTCTCGGCGCAGGAGAACGGCGCCAGGGTGTGCGTCATCGAGCGCGCGCCGGCCGAGGAAGCCGGCGGCAACACCCGCCACACCGGCGCCTACATCCGCATGAAGTCCACCGAGGAACTGTCGGACGACTTCGAGGAGCACTTCGCCGCCAACGCCGGCGGCTACCTGGAGCCCAACCTCGTGTCCGAGGCGGCGCGCGACCCGGAGAACTGGCCGCCCCTGCTGAAGGCCCTGAGCTTCGTCGACCCGAACGTCGTGTCCACGCTGGCCGAGGAAGCCACGCCGACGCTCCATTGGCTGGAAGGCCACGGCGTGCAGTTCTTCAAGCTGGACGTGCCTTTCCCGACCTCGGCGCAGCCGCGCATCGTCCCCAGCGGCGGCGGCCTCGCGCTGGTGGAAGCGCTCACCAAGTCCTTCCAGGCGAAGGGCGGCACCTTCCTGTATGAGACCGCGGCCAGCAGCCTGCTGCAGGACGACGATGGCGCGGTCGTCGGCGTGAACGCCATCGCCCGCGGCAACAAGAAGCTGCAGGTGCGCGGGGCGGCCGTGGTCGTCGCCTGCGGCGGCTTTCAGGGCAACGCCGAGATGCTGACCCGCTACCTCGGCCCCAACTCGCTGAACCTGCGCACGATGTCGGTCGGCTGCCACTACAACAAGGGCGAAGGCATCCGCATGGCCCTGGACATCGGGGCCGCGCCCTGCGGTGACTTCGGCAGCTATCACGCCTCGCCGATGGACCCGCGCTCCAAGCGCGCCGGCCCGTCCATGTACATGTATCCCTACGGCATCCTGGTGAACAAGGAAGGCCGGCGCTTCGTCGACGAGGGCCCGGGCGAGGTCGACGAAACCTATGAGCGGGTCACGCGGCGCATCTACGCGCAGGCCGGTGGCTGGGCCTGGTGCGTGCTGGATGCGAAGTTCGCCGACGTGCCGAACCAGGCCGTCGCGGTGCGCACCGAGCACCCGGCCATCGAGGCGGACAGCATCGCCCAGCTCGCGAAGAAGATCGACGTGCCGGCCGACCAGCTGGAATGCACCTTGGCCGAATACAACGCGGCCTGCGTTGAAGGCAAGTTCGACCCGAAGGGCGTCGACGGCCTCGCCACCCGCGGCGTCTACCCGGCCAAGTCCAACTGGGCGCGCCCCGTCGACAAGGGCCCGTTCAAGGCCTATCCGATCATCTCGTCGATCGTGTTCACCTTCGGCGGCCTGAAGACCGACCCGGCGGCCCGCGTGCTGAACCTGCAGGGCGACGCCATCCCCGGCCTGTATGCGGCCGGCGAAGCGCAAGGCCTCTACTACGGCAACTACACGGGCGCGACCTCGGTGCTGAAGGGCGCGGTGTTCGGGCGCATCGCCGGTCGCGATGCCGCGGCCCTGGCGAAGCAATAA
- a CDS encoding D-2-hydroxyacid dehydrogenase family protein, with protein MRIAVLDDYLQLSQRLADWSRVQQQAEVTVFDRHLGEEEAVRELADFDAVCHLRERMAMPASLIDRLPRLKLIVVTGFEHRTLDLAAAAQRGILVTRAPNKGEGLHATPELAWGLILSLARKIPQSAAGMKQGAWQLHAGSVLRGKTLGLLGLGRIGRCMVPIARAFGMEVLAWSSRLTPEEAAAAGATWAAKDELLARSDYVSLHLVLGERSRHTIAARELALMKPGACLVNTARAGLVDEAALLHALQNRLIAGAGLDVFEHEPLPADHPFRRLDNAILTPHLGYTVEESLRAFYAATVECLEAWLCGTPIRVVEPTTIPETKP; from the coding sequence ATGCGCATAGCCGTTCTCGACGACTACCTGCAGCTGTCGCAGCGCCTGGCGGACTGGTCGCGCGTGCAGCAGCAAGCGGAAGTCACGGTCTTCGACCGCCACCTGGGCGAGGAAGAAGCCGTGCGCGAGCTGGCCGATTTCGACGCCGTCTGCCACCTGCGCGAACGCATGGCCATGCCGGCGAGCCTCATCGACCGCCTGCCGCGCCTGAAGCTGATCGTGGTCACCGGCTTCGAGCACCGCACGCTGGACCTGGCGGCCGCCGCCCAGCGCGGCATCCTCGTCACCCGCGCTCCCAACAAGGGCGAGGGCCTGCATGCGACGCCGGAGCTGGCCTGGGGCCTGATCCTGTCGCTCGCACGCAAGATTCCGCAATCTGCCGCGGGCATGAAGCAAGGCGCGTGGCAGCTGCACGCCGGCAGCGTGCTGCGCGGCAAGACCCTGGGCCTGCTCGGGCTGGGACGCATCGGCCGCTGCATGGTGCCCATCGCCCGCGCCTTCGGCATGGAGGTGCTGGCCTGGAGCTCGCGCCTCACGCCCGAAGAAGCAGCCGCCGCCGGTGCGACCTGGGCCGCCAAGGACGAACTGCTCGCGCGCAGCGACTACGTGAGCCTGCACCTGGTGCTGGGCGAGCGCAGCCGCCACACCATCGCGGCCCGCGAGCTGGCGCTGATGAAGCCCGGCGCCTGCCTGGTGAACACGGCGCGCGCCGGCCTCGTGGACGAAGCGGCGCTGCTGCACGCCTTGCAAAACCGCCTGATCGCGGGTGCCGGCCTCGACGTGTTCGAGCACGAGCCGCTGCCGGCCGATCACCCGTTCCGCCGCCTCGACAACGCCATCCTCACACCGCACCTCGGCTACACGGTGGAGGAGTCGCTGCGTGCCTTCTATGCCGCCACCGTGGAATGCCTGGAGGCCTGGCTCTGCGGCACCCCCATCCGCGTGGTCGAACCAACAACCATTCCCGAGACAAAGCCATGA
- a CDS encoding thiamine pyrophosphate-binding protein, producing MKVYEAVAAGLIAEGVDQMFGLMGDGNMSLWATLVKDGQVDIVSSGHEQAALAMADGYHRATGRVGVATVTHGPGLTQVATSLTIAVRNRSALVLFIGQTRRGARYATQRLDPRPFVEACGARLVDVTTPENLAAEMAEAFYIARVQRTPVVLNIDVALQERAFDWDFNYRPSTEYLPLPAGVPSDDVMNTLIEKLEAAEWPVIVAGIGAMKAQAKPEILALGEQLGALLATSLQAKGFFSGEEYDVGISGAFSSEPTERLLGDADFVLGVGAELGYYTSEGGMLFPIAEVARIDSHPLQAEIGPFPGLYVHGDAKKTVALLVQRLRERKVARTGFRDKDTRAILAAPPHEFARASDGIDPRQLAHAIGAALPRNSLVTCGNCHFWAFPAMYMPLPEGAELRFSYQFGAIGQTIPLAIGIAKANPGRPQVVIEGDGAMLMNLQELFTIQRFKLSMVVVVWNDNGFGAEVHKLKAKGFDPSHAQWEQADFVALARAFGGDGARATSVGEVGTAIQQGLKKGGLFIVDAQVSPTTVSDPYSKLHFGVPNQAPLLRPLAAER from the coding sequence ATGAAAGTGTACGAAGCAGTCGCCGCCGGCCTCATCGCCGAAGGCGTCGACCAGATGTTCGGCCTGATGGGCGACGGCAACATGTCGCTCTGGGCCACGCTGGTCAAGGACGGCCAGGTCGACATCGTGTCTTCCGGCCACGAGCAGGCGGCGCTGGCCATGGCGGATGGCTACCACCGCGCGACCGGCAGGGTCGGCGTGGCCACCGTCACGCACGGGCCCGGGCTCACGCAGGTGGCGACCTCGCTGACCATTGCGGTGCGCAACCGCTCGGCCCTGGTGCTGTTCATCGGCCAGACCCGCCGCGGCGCGCGCTACGCCACGCAGCGGCTGGATCCGCGTCCCTTCGTGGAAGCCTGCGGCGCCAGGCTCGTGGACGTGACGACGCCGGAGAACCTGGCGGCGGAAATGGCCGAGGCTTTCTACATCGCGCGCGTGCAGCGCACGCCGGTCGTCCTGAACATCGACGTCGCGCTGCAGGAGCGCGCCTTCGATTGGGACTTCAACTACCGCCCCTCCACTGAGTATTTACCGCTGCCAGCCGGCGTGCCGTCCGATGACGTGATGAACACGCTGATCGAGAAGCTCGAAGCCGCCGAATGGCCCGTGATCGTCGCCGGTATCGGCGCGATGAAGGCGCAGGCGAAGCCGGAGATCCTGGCCCTGGGCGAGCAGCTCGGCGCGTTGCTGGCCACTTCGCTGCAGGCCAAGGGCTTCTTCAGCGGCGAGGAGTACGACGTCGGCATCAGCGGCGCCTTTTCCAGCGAACCCACCGAGCGCCTGCTGGGCGACGCCGACTTCGTGCTGGGCGTGGGCGCCGAGCTGGGCTACTACACCTCCGAGGGCGGAATGTTGTTCCCCATAGCGGAGGTGGCGCGCATCGACAGCCATCCGCTGCAGGCGGAGATCGGGCCCTTCCCCGGCCTGTACGTCCATGGCGACGCGAAGAAGACGGTGGCCCTGCTCGTGCAGCGCCTGCGTGAACGCAAGGTGGCGAGGACCGGTTTTCGCGACAAGGACACGCGCGCCATCCTCGCTGCGCCCCCGCACGAATTCGCCAGGGCCAGCGACGGCATCGACCCGCGCCAGCTGGCGCACGCCATCGGCGCCGCCCTGCCCCGCAACAGCCTGGTGACCTGTGGCAACTGCCACTTCTGGGCCTTCCCGGCCATGTACATGCCGCTGCCGGAGGGCGCGGAGCTGCGTTTCTCCTACCAGTTCGGCGCCATCGGCCAGACGATCCCGCTGGCGATCGGCATCGCGAAGGCGAATCCCGGCCGGCCGCAGGTGGTGATCGAAGGCGACGGCGCCATGCTGATGAACCTGCAGGAGCTGTTCACCATCCAGCGCTTCAAGCTGTCCATGGTCGTCGTGGTCTGGAACGACAACGGCTTCGGCGCCGAAGTGCACAAACTGAAAGCGAAGGGCTTCGACCCCAGCCACGCCCAATGGGAGCAGGCCGACTTCGTGGCGCTCGCGCGCGCCTTCGGCGGCGACGGCGCGCGCGCGACCTCCGTCGGCGAAGTCGGCACGGCCATCCAGCAGGGGCTGAAGAAGGGCGGCCTGTTCATCGTCGATGCACAGGTCTCCCCCACCACGGTGAGCGACCCCTACTCCAAGCTGCATTTCGGCGTGCCCAACCAGGCACCGCTGCTGCGGCCGCTGGCGGCGGAGCGCTGA
- a CDS encoding GntR family transcriptional regulator — protein sequence MPTERETEAEGKSTPLAETVLSELLQRIYDGRLAQGVVINEAAIAEEFGVSRGPVREAVRRLQGLQLITREPYVKSRVVTLTQDGAQELFEMRLALEGMACRLAAERMSDDEIADLIRELEQDRQRTLAGKAKAKGQSEPRVFDFHERIVRGSRNSRIIDALCGDLYHLLRMYRRQSGAVPERKDQAYAEHWQIVRALRARDGELAESLMRSHVGRASAHLFDKLPLITGTSAESRSA from the coding sequence ATGCCGACCGAACGAGAAACCGAAGCCGAGGGCAAGTCGACACCGCTTGCGGAAACCGTCCTCAGCGAACTCCTGCAACGCATCTACGACGGCCGCCTGGCCCAGGGCGTGGTCATCAACGAGGCGGCGATCGCCGAGGAATTCGGCGTCAGCCGCGGGCCGGTGCGCGAAGCCGTGCGCCGCCTGCAAGGCCTGCAGCTGATCACGCGCGAGCCCTATGTGAAGTCGCGCGTCGTCACGCTGACGCAGGACGGCGCGCAGGAATTGTTCGAGATGCGCCTTGCGCTCGAAGGCATGGCCTGCCGGCTGGCGGCCGAGCGCATGAGCGACGACGAGATCGCCGACCTGATCCGCGAGCTGGAGCAGGACCGCCAGCGCACCCTGGCGGGCAAGGCCAAGGCCAAGGGCCAGAGCGAGCCCAGGGTCTTCGACTTCCACGAGCGCATCGTGCGCGGCAGCCGCAACAGCCGGATCATCGATGCGCTCTGCGGCGACCTCTACCACCTGCTGCGCATGTACCGCCGCCAGTCCGGTGCCGTGCCCGAGCGCAAGGACCAGGCTTATGCCGAGCACTGGCAGATCGTGCGGGCCTTGCGCGCCCGCGATGGCGAGCTCGCCGAATCGTTGATGCGCTCGCACGTCGGGCGCGCGTCCGCCCACCTCTTCGACAAGCTGCCGCTCATCACCGGGACCTCCGCCGAGTCGCGCAGCGCCTGA
- the acnA gene encoding aconitate hydratase AcnA yields the protein MPASRALPQPTSTAVSAGGRTWLAIDLPRFVAAAGGELARMPYVTRVLLENLLRSRVRGRPVADEEIALLLHAADNVGADLPLYVSRVILPDSSGVPVLQDLAALRSAVARAGGDPRSVDTRVPVDLVVDHSLQVDNWGSADAMKLNMRREFERNAERYAFIGWAQQAFRGLRVFPPGSGIIHQVNLERIATVVATEQDWAFPDFVIGGDSHTPMINGIGVLGWGVGGIDAEAALLGHAYTFPLPEVVGVKLVGTPAPLVWTTDIALLVTERLRREKVANCAVEYFGPAALALGVPERATLANMAPEYGATCGFFAVDARTLDYLRTTGRSPAQVELVEAYCRRVGLFREAGDPDPVFSRVIEIDLGEARASMAGPQRPQDRLALDAIAPDFDRRLQAPMPSGGFGATEAAVPAGAKLPQGAVVIAAITSCTNTSNPQVMFAAGLVARNAVARGMKVPSWVKTSLAPGSPAVVRYLEAAGLRAPLAQLGFELIGFGCTTCAGKSGPLPPEIAQEIEQRQLVATAVLSGNRNFTGRIHKLVRANYIGAPPFVVGYALAGRIGINLEQDPIGKDAEGRDVFWRELLPDAAELQALVERAGELSGFDQPQAQQSEFVDPDWCRSAATGTLYPWDPESQYLREPPFFAGTPGEGDGITQLAGALRATRVLAAFGDSLTTDHISPSGEIPADIPSGQYLLAAGVAQKDFNTYVGRRGNFEVMVRGTFANVRIRNALVPEREGGWTLHFPDRQLTTIYDAAQDYTRAGTATIVLGGKEYGTGSSRDWAAKGSALLGVKAVIAESYERIHRANLIGMGVLPLRFQEGEGWRQLGLDGSELFAFEGVREGVLQGTPIRVQAQRADGRTVAFEVQAETRTAAERALIAAGGLPQSVLQDLLQKAPACA from the coding sequence ATGCCAGCTTCTCGCGCCCTTCCCCAACCCACCTCCACCGCCGTCTCCGCGGGTGGGCGCACCTGGCTGGCCATCGACCTGCCGCGTTTCGTGGCGGCGGCCGGCGGCGAACTGGCGCGCATGCCGTACGTGACGCGGGTGCTGCTGGAAAACCTGCTGCGTTCCCGCGTGCGGGGCCGGCCGGTGGCCGACGAGGAGATCGCCTTGCTGCTGCACGCGGCGGACAACGTGGGCGCGGACCTGCCTCTTTACGTGTCGCGCGTGATCCTTCCGGACTCCAGCGGCGTGCCGGTGCTGCAGGACCTGGCGGCGCTGCGATCCGCCGTCGCGCGGGCCGGCGGCGACCCGCGCTCGGTGGACACGCGCGTACCTGTGGACCTGGTCGTCGACCACTCGCTGCAGGTGGACAACTGGGGCAGCGCCGACGCGATGAAGCTGAACATGCGCCGCGAGTTCGAACGCAACGCGGAGCGCTATGCCTTCATCGGCTGGGCGCAGCAGGCTTTTCGCGGGCTACGCGTGTTTCCGCCGGGCAGCGGCATCATCCACCAGGTCAATCTCGAGCGCATCGCGACTGTCGTCGCCACCGAGCAGGACTGGGCCTTCCCCGATTTCGTGATCGGCGGCGACTCGCACACGCCGATGATCAACGGCATCGGCGTGCTGGGCTGGGGCGTGGGCGGCATCGACGCGGAGGCTGCCCTGCTCGGACATGCCTATACCTTCCCGCTGCCCGAAGTCGTGGGCGTGAAGCTGGTCGGCACGCCCGCCCCGCTGGTGTGGACCACCGACATCGCGCTGCTCGTGACTGAAAGGCTGCGGCGCGAGAAGGTGGCCAACTGCGCCGTCGAATACTTCGGCCCCGCGGCCCTCGCCCTGGGCGTTCCCGAGCGCGCAACGCTGGCGAACATGGCGCCCGAGTACGGCGCGACCTGCGGCTTCTTCGCCGTCGATGCGCGCACGCTGGACTACCTGCGCACGACCGGACGCTCGCCGGCGCAGGTGGAATTGGTCGAGGCCTACTGCCGCCGCGTGGGCCTGTTCCGCGAGGCCGGCGACCCGGATCCGGTGTTCAGCCGCGTGATCGAGATCGATCTCGGCGAGGCACGGGCCAGCATGGCCGGGCCGCAAAGGCCGCAGGACCGCTTGGCGCTGGATGCGATCGCCCCGGACTTCGATCGGCGCCTGCAAGCGCCCATGCCATCGGGCGGCTTCGGCGCGACGGAGGCCGCGGTGCCCGCAGGGGCGAAGCTGCCGCAAGGCGCGGTGGTCATCGCCGCCATCACGTCCTGCACCAACACCTCCAACCCGCAGGTGATGTTCGCCGCGGGCCTGGTGGCGCGCAATGCAGTCGCCCGCGGAATGAAGGTCCCGTCCTGGGTGAAGACCTCGCTCGCTCCCGGCTCACCAGCAGTCGTGCGTTACCTGGAAGCTGCGGGCCTGCGCGCGCCGCTCGCGCAACTCGGTTTCGAGCTGATCGGCTTCGGCTGCACCACCTGCGCCGGCAAGTCCGGTCCGCTGCCGCCCGAAATCGCGCAGGAGATCGAGCAGCGGCAACTGGTCGCCACCGCAGTCCTGTCCGGCAACCGCAACTTCACGGGGCGCATCCACAAGCTCGTGCGGGCCAACTACATCGGCGCGCCGCCCTTCGTGGTGGGCTATGCGCTCGCCGGCCGCATCGGCATCAACCTCGAGCAGGATCCGATCGGGAAGGACGCCGAGGGCCGCGACGTGTTCTGGCGCGAGCTGCTGCCGGATGCGGCAGAACTGCAGGCGCTGGTCGAGCGCGCCGGCGAGCTGTCCGGCTTCGACCAGCCGCAAGCGCAGCAAAGCGAGTTCGTCGACCCCGATTGGTGCCGCAGCGCCGCCACCGGCACGCTCTATCCCTGGGACCCGGAATCGCAATACCTGCGCGAGCCGCCCTTCTTCGCCGGCACGCCAGGCGAAGGCGATGGCATCACCCAGCTGGCAGGCGCACTGCGCGCAACGCGCGTGCTCGCCGCCTTCGGCGATTCACTGACCACCGACCACATCTCGCCCAGCGGCGAGATCCCCGCCGACATCCCGTCCGGGCAGTACCTGCTGGCTGCCGGCGTCGCGCAAAAGGACTTCAACACCTACGTCGGCCGCCGCGGCAACTTCGAGGTGATGGTGCGCGGCACCTTCGCCAACGTGCGCATCCGCAACGCGCTGGTGCCCGAGCGCGAAGGCGGCTGGACGCTGCATTTCCCGGACAGGCAGCTCACGACCATCTACGACGCCGCGCAGGACTACACCCGCGCCGGCACGGCCACCATCGTGCTGGGCGGCAAGGAATACGGCACCGGCAGCAGCCGCGACTGGGCCGCCAAAGGCTCCGCGCTGCTGGGCGTGAAGGCCGTCATCGCCGAATCCTACGAGCGCATCCATCGCGCCAACCTCATTGGCATGGGCGTGCTGCCGCTGCGCTTCCAGGAGGGCGAAGGCTGGCGCCAGCTCGGGCTGGACGGCTCGGAGCTGTTCGCCTTCGAGGGCGTGCGCGAAGGCGTGCTGCAAGGCACACCCATCCGCGTGCAGGCGCAGCGCGCCGACGGCCGCACCGTCGCGTTCGAGGTGCAGGCCGAAACGCGCACCGCCGCCGAACGCGCGCTGATAGCCGCCGGCGGGTTGCCCCAAAGCGTGCTGCAAGACCTGCTGCAGAAGGCCCCCGCATGCGCATAG
- a CDS encoding isocitrate lyase/PEP mutase family protein → MSENARKYRALLNSGDFLVSPGVYDGYSVRLVEAAGFKTAATSGAAVSNTLLGEPDAGVMGLSENVNHCRHIARSVGIPITADADTGYGNPMNVHYTVQMFEEAGVAGVNIEDQVSPKRCGHMPGKDVIPTEEFLKKIEAACLARRDDAFVICARTDAIAVEGIEGACRRARAYAEAGADMIFADAVRSEDDIAAIVDAARVPVTVNMGFGIRSRPTTPLIPIPRLKALGVRRISLPRMLPAAAIYGMREALKVMQEVVATGQPADRPDLLVGIDDIMELMGYEAMREREAKLMRFDVSGS, encoded by the coding sequence ATGTCCGAAAACGCCCGCAAATACCGCGCGCTGCTGAATAGCGGCGACTTCCTTGTTTCGCCCGGGGTCTACGACGGCTACAGCGTCCGCCTCGTGGAGGCAGCGGGCTTCAAGACCGCCGCCACCAGCGGCGCCGCCGTCTCCAACACGCTGCTCGGCGAGCCCGACGCCGGCGTGATGGGCCTGAGCGAGAACGTCAACCACTGCCGCCACATCGCGCGCTCGGTCGGCATCCCCATCACGGCGGATGCGGACACGGGTTACGGCAATCCCATGAACGTGCACTACACGGTGCAGATGTTCGAGGAAGCCGGCGTTGCCGGCGTCAACATCGAGGACCAGGTCAGCCCCAAGCGCTGCGGCCACATGCCGGGCAAGGACGTGATTCCGACGGAAGAATTCCTGAAGAAGATCGAAGCCGCCTGCCTGGCCCGCCGCGACGACGCCTTCGTGATCTGCGCGCGCACGGACGCCATCGCGGTCGAAGGCATCGAAGGCGCGTGCAGGCGCGCGCGGGCCTATGCGGAAGCCGGCGCGGACATGATCTTTGCCGACGCCGTGCGCTCGGAGGATGACATTGCCGCCATCGTCGATGCCGCGCGCGTGCCCGTCACCGTCAACATGGGCTTCGGCATCCGCTCGCGCCCGACGACGCCGCTGATCCCCATCCCGCGCCTGAAGGCGCTGGGCGTGCGCCGCATCAGCCTGCCGCGCATGCTGCCGGCTGCCGCCATCTACGGCATGCGCGAAGCGCTGAAGGTGATGCAGGAAGTGGTGGCCACGGGCCAGCCCGCCGACCGGCCGGACCTGCTGGTGGGCATCGACGACATCATGGAACTCATGGGCTACGAGGCGATGCGCGAGCGCGAAGCGAAGCTGATGCGCTTCGACGTGTCGGGGAGCTGA
- a CDS encoding SDR family NAD(P)-dependent oxidoreductase, translated as MQRLAHRVAIITGAAGGLGRAAAKRFAQEGATLCLADRVPADEVLEQVRAEGARAIAVAADVTDAASVQQMVERTVAEFGTIDVLVNIAGISSHGASDDIDLETWERVLRTNLTSVFLCCKAVLPVMREKGFGRIVSTSSILGKNGGNPRPWLDPLEQKKAGSIAYGASKAGIHAVTSYLAKENARFGITVNCVAPGPIATHMTRNFPQALRDQIPLGRMGNPEDVADAMAFLAGEQASFITGEVVDVNGGAWCD; from the coding sequence ATGCAGCGGCTTGCCCATCGCGTTGCCATCATCACCGGCGCGGCCGGCGGCCTGGGCCGCGCCGCGGCGAAGCGCTTCGCCCAGGAGGGCGCGACGCTTTGCCTGGCGGACCGCGTGCCGGCGGACGAGGTGCTGGAGCAGGTGAGGGCGGAGGGCGCACGCGCCATCGCCGTCGCCGCCGACGTCACCGACGCGGCCTCCGTGCAGCAGATGGTGGAGCGCACCGTCGCCGAATTCGGGACGATCGACGTGCTGGTCAACATCGCCGGCATCAGCTCGCACGGCGCCTCCGACGACATCGACCTGGAAACCTGGGAGCGCGTGCTGCGCACCAACCTCACCAGCGTCTTCCTCTGCTGCAAGGCAGTGCTGCCGGTCATGCGCGAGAAGGGCTTCGGCCGCATCGTCAGCACCAGCTCCATCCTGGGCAAGAACGGCGGCAACCCGCGCCCCTGGCTGGACCCGCTGGAGCAGAAGAAGGCCGGCAGCATCGCCTACGGCGCGTCCAAGGCCGGCATCCACGCCGTCACCTCCTACCTCGCGAAGGAGAACGCGCGCTTCGGCATCACCGTCAACTGCGTCGCCCCGGGGCCCATCGCCACGCACATGACGCGCAACTTCCCCCAGGCCTTGCGCGACCAGATCCCGCTGGGCCGCATGGGCAACCCCGAAGACGTGGCCGATGCCATGGCCTTCCTCGCGGGCGAGCAGGCTTCGTTCATCACCGGCGAGGTGGTGGACGTGAACGGCGGAGCGTGGTGCGACTGA